The Streptococcaceae bacterium ESL0687 genome has a segment encoding these proteins:
- a CDS encoding YitT family protein, with protein sequence MKKRRLTFNPVNLLMIALGTAIYSFGFVEFNMGNDLAEGGVSGITLIAHALLGINPAYTQLLLNIPLFFLGYKYLGKSSLAYTIYATFCMSFFIYLFQKLSIQIDIGGDFLIAAILAGTFAGIGTGIIFRFGGTSGGSDIVAKVFEEKRGIQLGQALLLIDVLVLLASLSYIDIKHMMYTLIASFVFSNVVDLVQSGGYTVRGMIIITDKATEAGPRIMEEIERGATYLNGEGVYSGLDKKILYIVLSPQEIVEVKKIMAQIDPNAFISIINVHEVVGSGFSYEVKKKKIF encoded by the coding sequence TTATTCTTTTGGCTTCGTTGAATTTAATATGGGAAACGACCTAGCAGAAGGTGGGGTTAGTGGAATTACCCTAATTGCTCACGCCCTTTTAGGTATCAATCCAGCCTATACTCAGCTACTCCTAAACATTCCCCTCTTCTTTCTCGGTTATAAATATTTAGGCAAGAGTTCTCTTGCCTATACTATCTATGCGACCTTCTGTATGTCCTTTTTCATCTACCTCTTCCAGAAACTTTCAATTCAAATTGATATAGGTGGTGACTTTTTAATCGCAGCCATTCTAGCTGGTACCTTTGCAGGTATTGGAACAGGAATAATATTCCGTTTTGGAGGCACTTCAGGTGGTTCTGATATAGTTGCTAAGGTTTTTGAGGAAAAAAGAGGAATTCAGTTGGGTCAAGCCCTTCTTCTTATTGACGTCTTAGTCCTTCTTGCCAGTCTTTCATACATTGATATCAAACACATGATGTATACCCTAATTGCAAGTTTTGTTTTCAGTAATGTCGTGGATCTGGTCCAAAGTGGTGGATATACTGTCAGAGGGATGATTATAATTACTGATAAGGCTACAGAAGCTGGTCCAAGAATTATGGAGGAAATAGAGCGAGGAGCAACCTATCTGAATGGAGAGGGTGTTTACTCAGGTCTTGATAAAAAAATTCTCTACATTGTTCTTTCGCCGCAGGAAATAGTTGAAGTTAAAAAAATAATGGCACAAATTGACCCTAATGCCTTTATCTCAATTATTAATGTTCATGAGGTTGTCGGAAGTGGCTTCTCTTATGAGGTTAAAAAGAAGAAAATTTTCTAA